A part of Candidatus Cloacimonadota bacterium genomic DNA contains:
- a CDS encoding PHP domain-containing protein encodes MSFIHLHTHSEYSWLDGACIIDDLVQRAVQYKMPAVAITDRNSVAGASRLWHQCIKAGIKPIIGLE; translated from the coding sequence ATGTCTTTTATCCACTTACACACTCACAGCGAGTATAGCTGGCTGGATGGAGCTTGTATAATCGATGATCTGGTGCAGAGAGCGGTGCAGTACAAGATGCCGGCTGTGGCTATTACAGATCGCAATAGTGTGGCTGGGGCTTCCCGCTTATGGCATCAGTGCATCAAGGCAGGCATCAAGCCGATCATCGGTCTGGAGAT